One region of Marivirga arenosa genomic DNA includes:
- a CDS encoding sensor histidine kinase, with the protein MRLITKIVFLYLILSLIVFIIGGIVTIKIISNEVKKEERWFLEERLSSTERYIKRRQPEKDIIRDKVIIKPQKDSIEINNIIFSDTIVYHSTLERPEKHNKLEVGKKIEGNFYKIILYDIIIEQDDIVDGVIESMVKIYILLFVVVIIGSWFISKELLSPFEATLSAIKNFDIKQNEAIHLSDTRTKEFKRLNQFISQMAKKITADYQSLKEFTENASHEIQTPISIAKGKLELLQEGVLTEEQKKLVSDATKSLTNLSKIGNTLTLLAKIDNQEFEQTENTNVNEVLENFLEEYEELILLKGIQLTKKLNEEVNWNIHPVLLEILITNLINNAIKHNLKEDGFIKIYLEDKKLIIENSGKAINHATELLFARFKKGNQSSSSLGLGLAIIHKICKVSGLDIKYINREQLHQITISE; encoded by the coding sequence ATGAGATTAATCACTAAGATAGTTTTTCTATACCTTATACTTTCTTTAATAGTCTTTATAATTGGTGGAATTGTTACAATAAAAATTATTTCTAATGAAGTGAAAAAGGAAGAGAGATGGTTCCTAGAAGAAAGATTAAGCTCTACCGAACGCTACATTAAAAGAAGACAACCAGAGAAAGATATAATAAGAGATAAGGTAATCATAAAGCCTCAAAAGGATTCTATCGAAATAAATAATATAATTTTTTCTGATACCATAGTGTATCACAGCACTTTAGAAAGACCTGAAAAACATAATAAATTAGAAGTAGGTAAAAAGATTGAGGGTAATTTCTATAAGATAATTCTATATGATATCATAATTGAGCAGGATGATATAGTAGATGGGGTTATTGAATCGATGGTTAAAATCTATATACTCTTGTTTGTAGTCGTAATAATTGGCAGTTGGTTTATTTCTAAAGAATTATTAAGCCCTTTCGAAGCAACGCTTTCAGCCATTAAGAATTTTGATATTAAACAGAATGAGGCGATCCATTTAAGCGATACAAGAACCAAAGAATTTAAGCGCTTAAATCAGTTTATAAGTCAAATGGCGAAAAAGATTACGGCTGATTATCAATCATTAAAGGAATTTACTGAAAATGCCAGTCATGAAATTCAAACCCCGATTAGTATTGCTAAAGGCAAATTAGAATTACTACAAGAAGGAGTTTTAACGGAGGAACAGAAAAAATTAGTTTCAGATGCAACAAAAAGTCTTACCAATCTGTCGAAAATAGGGAATACACTCACTTTATTGGCTAAAATTGATAATCAAGAATTCGAGCAAACTGAAAATACAAATGTTAATGAAGTGCTTGAAAATTTTTTAGAAGAATATGAGGAACTTATTTTATTAAAGGGTATTCAATTAACCAAAAAGCTTAATGAAGAGGTGAATTGGAACATTCATCCAGTATTACTTGAGATTCTTATTACCAACCTAATTAATAATGCTATTAAGCATAATTTGAAAGAGGATGGTTTTATTAAAATCTATTTAGAAGATAAAAAACTTATCATAGAGAATTCAGGGAAAGCAATCAATCATGCTACCGAACTACTTTTTGCAAGATTTAAAAAAGGTAATCAAAGTAGTTCTTCATTAGGATTAGGATTAGCCATAATTCATAAAATATGCAAGGTGAGTGGTTTAGATATAAAATATATTAATAGGGAGCAACTCCATCAAATTACAATATCGGAATAA
- a CDS encoding response regulator transcription factor, whose product MKVLIVEDQEELANNIFEFLKKEGFQSSIAPDFFTATDKLAAYEYDIVIIDLMLPDGNGMDLLYSLRANRKNIGTLILSAKNSIDDKVRGLDAGADDYLGKPFHLLELTSRLKAIYRTRKQESSNTIELNNIIIDTDKKEVSVNSELLDLTKKEYEMLLFFANNAKRVLTKQNIAEHLWGDFIDQSDNFDFVYQHIKNLRKKIQKISGSDIIETVYGVGYKLKAQ is encoded by the coding sequence ATGAAAGTTCTAATCGTTGAAGATCAGGAAGAATTGGCCAATAATATATTTGAATTTCTCAAAAAAGAGGGATTTCAATCAAGCATTGCTCCTGATTTCTTTACTGCTACTGATAAATTGGCTGCTTACGAATATGATATTGTTATAATAGATCTAATGTTGCCTGATGGGAATGGAATGGATTTGTTGTATTCCCTACGTGCTAATAGAAAAAATATAGGTACATTAATATTATCAGCCAAAAACTCGATTGATGACAAGGTTAGAGGTTTAGATGCAGGTGCGGATGATTATTTAGGTAAGCCTTTTCACTTGCTTGAATTAACCTCTAGATTAAAAGCAATTTATAGAACCAGGAAACAAGAAAGCAGTAATACAATTGAATTAAATAATATTATAATAGACACGGATAAGAAGGAAGTTTCTGTTAATAGTGAATTATTAGATTTAACGAAAAAAGAATATGAAATGCTCTTGTTTTTTGCGAATAATGCTAAAAGAGTACTAACAAAGCAGAATATAGCAGAACATCTTTGGGGAGATTTTATTGATCAGAGTGATAATTTTGATTTCGTTTATCAACACATCAAAAACCTAAGAAAAAAAATACAGAAAATTTCTGGTTCAGATATTATAGAAACAGTTTATGGCGTTGGTTATAAATTAAAAGCTCAATAA
- a CDS encoding PAS domain-containing protein has translation MSSDHQNISKELEELNYKLLEAQKLAKIGNWEANVDTGIIHWSPTVFEIFDCDPQSYNPTIDSFKQMVHPEDEKKVFEEDVNAFETGHFNLTHRIITQKGNTKYVTQLATKINNTNELIFRGTIQDVTQLKEIEKELKREKERHDLIIDGANLGTYQWNLEENVLHINENYAQMLGYKLDELKPFYMEDWLEKLHPDDVEMITNVFADNYKLKKDSYDFELRAKHKKGHWVWIQDIGKVGVWSDDGQPIEVFGTHIEISERKKAEIELDRTKSLLLQTNIITKTGGWGWNLETGDISWTENTKHIYEVDDNYKPHFDTIFDFLSDPKEEPRIRKIIENSIKKQKSFDIELQLVSAKGKQFWVRTIGIPEVKNGKITSIYGTVQNIDSIKNNQLQLEEKTKQYNELVEYIPVGVYKLSRDGQLNYMSPQFLKIIGREGKMIDTAEFAHKIVHPEDLMMFNNANSQALENYESFSLEFRIIVNGETKWVKASSQPTQDSNGNWYWFGSISDITYRKKTELKIKNSEQQLQNIISSMQEALLFYDSKGIIRSMNESAANILDLDKSEIIGNRYMQTIIKLLDNDGNELKDEEHPVGKALRSKKSAKNIRVHLLNSKTKKSLWIEANIKIIEEENSYWALVTFTDVTERIKSEKQLIEAKMAAESANLAKSSFLANMSHEIRTPLNGVIGFSDLLRKTDLNVLQSDYTQHIYNSAHSLLGIINDILDFSKIEAGKMKLQMEELNGLELVESAISFITFQASQKDLELIINYDPNTPIYFISDELRVRQILINLLGNAVKFTEKGSIKVNVKKIGNKLRFEVVDSGIGISKNQQKNIFSAFEQADVSTTRKFGGSGLGLTISNKLLKIMNSKLELESKENIGSNFSFSIDLQDPKESLKSLIKKHKFKSVKNILILDDNKDQIEALKSIFDNIECSTLYFNSPVDAQKSITKDDNHDLIIIDEEMPNINGTEFLKILSERSLLKNQRIIFLHKHIESEFFYSDFTENKNIYKTPKPILPSKLINLLVKIDSNESDLIDHHHSKNESEIQFIEINKILIAEDNEINKFLIFNILENTIPNAEIIHADNGEIAVEKFKKHQPDLILMDIQMPVLSGIEATELIRTIENPNQRTPIIALSAGVLKEEKQKALDAGIDDFLEKPLIQQDFINTIKKLQNNGLIKKQKSNQYNKQQKFKTFNKAELMKRLNDNQSHYESFISLAKENMLTFERQIKDCIENENLQILRAILHKLKGTALAACFENLGLLIDQFERPSYYNKSVTKYMKSLIIPELQKIHKLLLQEEI, from the coding sequence ATGAGTTCTGATCATCAAAATATTTCAAAAGAATTAGAAGAGCTAAACTATAAATTATTAGAGGCTCAGAAATTAGCTAAAATAGGAAATTGGGAAGCAAATGTAGATACAGGTATTATTCACTGGTCCCCAACAGTGTTTGAAATATTTGATTGTGATCCTCAAAGCTACAATCCTACAATCGATTCATTTAAACAAATGGTTCATCCAGAGGATGAAAAAAAAGTTTTTGAAGAAGACGTTAATGCTTTTGAAACCGGTCATTTTAATCTTACACATCGAATCATTACTCAGAAAGGAAACACTAAATATGTAACTCAACTTGCCACTAAGATTAACAATACTAACGAATTAATCTTTAGAGGTACCATACAAGATGTTACGCAATTAAAAGAAATTGAAAAGGAATTAAAACGTGAAAAAGAAAGGCATGATTTAATTATAGATGGTGCTAATCTGGGTACTTATCAATGGAATCTAGAAGAAAACGTACTCCATATCAATGAAAATTACGCTCAAATGCTTGGCTATAAGCTGGATGAATTAAAGCCATTTTATATGGAGGATTGGTTAGAAAAATTACATCCTGATGATGTAGAAATGATTACGAATGTGTTTGCCGATAACTACAAATTAAAAAAGGATAGTTATGACTTCGAATTAAGAGCAAAGCATAAAAAAGGTCATTGGGTATGGATTCAAGATATTGGAAAAGTAGGCGTATGGTCAGATGATGGCCAGCCAATTGAAGTATTTGGAACCCATATTGAAATCTCAGAAAGAAAAAAAGCTGAAATTGAATTAGATAGAACTAAGTCATTATTACTTCAAACAAACATTATCACTAAAACTGGAGGTTGGGGTTGGAATTTGGAAACTGGTGATATATCGTGGACTGAAAATACAAAACATATTTATGAAGTTGATGATAATTATAAACCCCATTTTGACACCATATTTGACTTTTTATCAGATCCAAAGGAAGAACCACGAATCAGAAAAATCATTGAAAATAGTATCAAAAAACAAAAAAGCTTTGACATTGAATTACAATTAGTCTCTGCAAAAGGTAAACAGTTTTGGGTAAGAACAATTGGAATCCCTGAAGTAAAAAACGGTAAAATAACCAGTATATATGGCACAGTCCAAAATATTGACAGTATTAAAAACAATCAACTACAACTTGAAGAAAAAACAAAACAATATAATGAATTAGTAGAATATATACCGGTTGGAGTTTATAAACTCAGTAGAGATGGACAATTAAACTATATGAGTCCTCAATTTCTGAAAATTATAGGGCGAGAAGGAAAAATGATTGATACAGCAGAATTTGCTCATAAAATTGTTCACCCAGAAGATTTAATGATGTTTAACAATGCTAATAGTCAAGCATTAGAAAATTATGAATCCTTTAGCTTAGAATTTAGAATAATAGTTAATGGTGAAACTAAGTGGGTTAAAGCTTCCTCTCAACCCACGCAAGATAGCAATGGAAATTGGTATTGGTTTGGTTCAATATCCGATATAACCTACAGAAAAAAAACTGAGCTAAAAATTAAGAATAGTGAACAACAGCTTCAGAATATTATAAGCTCAATGCAGGAAGCATTATTGTTTTATGATTCTAAAGGGATCATAAGATCAATGAATGAAAGTGCAGCTAATATTTTAGACCTTGATAAATCAGAAATCATTGGTAATAGATATATGCAAACCATCATTAAATTATTGGATAATGATGGAAATGAATTAAAAGATGAAGAGCATCCGGTTGGAAAAGCATTAAGAAGTAAAAAGTCTGCCAAAAATATCCGCGTTCATCTACTTAATTCAAAAACCAAAAAGAGTTTATGGATAGAAGCAAATATTAAAATAATTGAAGAAGAAAATTCATATTGGGCTTTAGTAACATTCACAGATGTTACTGAAAGAATTAAGTCTGAAAAACAATTAATAGAAGCTAAAATGGCGGCTGAATCTGCCAACCTAGCAAAATCAAGTTTCCTGGCCAATATGAGTCATGAAATTAGAACTCCATTAAATGGTGTAATTGGATTTTCAGACCTATTAAGAAAGACGGATTTAAACGTTTTACAATCAGATTATACTCAACACATTTATAATTCTGCTCATTCTCTTTTAGGAATTATTAATGACATTCTTGATTTCTCTAAAATTGAAGCAGGAAAAATGAAACTGCAAATGGAGGAATTAAATGGGCTTGAGCTAGTTGAATCTGCTATTAGTTTCATTACGTTTCAAGCTTCACAAAAAGATCTTGAACTTATTATAAACTATGATCCTAACACTCCTATTTACTTCATATCAGATGAATTAAGAGTAAGACAAATTTTAATAAACTTGCTAGGAAATGCAGTAAAATTTACTGAAAAAGGTTCTATTAAAGTAAACGTAAAAAAGATTGGCAATAAACTAAGGTTTGAAGTTGTTGATTCAGGAATAGGTATATCTAAAAATCAACAAAAGAATATATTTAGCGCCTTTGAACAAGCGGATGTTTCCACCACAAGAAAATTCGGAGGATCAGGATTAGGGCTTACTATTTCTAATAAACTACTGAAAATTATGAACAGTAAGCTTGAATTGGAAAGTAAAGAAAATATTGGAAGTAATTTTTCTTTTAGTATTGACCTACAGGACCCAAAAGAAAGTCTTAAATCATTAATTAAAAAGCATAAGTTCAAGAGCGTAAAAAATATATTGATTTTAGATGATAATAAGGATCAAATAGAGGCTTTAAAAAGTATTTTTGATAATATTGAATGTTCCACTTTATATTTCAACTCGCCAGTTGACGCTCAGAAATCCATCACAAAAGATGATAATCATGATTTAATCATTATAGATGAAGAAATGCCAAATATTAATGGAACTGAGTTTTTAAAGATTTTATCCGAAAGATCATTATTGAAAAACCAAAGAATTATCTTTTTACATAAACATATTGAAAGTGAATTCTTTTATTCTGATTTCACAGAGAATAAAAATATATATAAAACTCCTAAGCCAATTTTACCGAGTAAGTTAATTAATTTGCTAGTGAAAATTGACTCAAATGAATCGGATTTAATTGACCATCATCATTCAAAAAATGAGAGTGAAATACAATTTATTGAAATTAATAAGATCTTGATAGCTGAGGATAATGAAATCAATAAATTTTTGATATTTAATATACTTGAAAATACAATTCCTAATGCTGAAATTATTCATGCTGATAATGGTGAAATTGCAGTTGAAAAATTTAAAAAGCATCAACCTGACTTAATTTTAATGGATATTCAAATGCCAGTTTTAAGTGGAATTGAAGCAACTGAACTGATTAGAACTATTGAAAACCCAAATCAGAGAACTCCAATAATAGCCTTATCGGCAGGTGTACTCAAAGAAGAAAAGCAAAAAGCTTTGGATGCTGGCATTGATGATTTTCTTGAGAAACCTCTGATACAACAAGATTTCATAAATACTATTAAAAAGCTTCAAAACAACGGTCTCATTAAAAAGCAAAAGTCTAATCAATATAATAAGCAACAAAAATTTAAAACTTTTAATAAAGCTGAATTAATGAAGCGATTAAATGATAATCAATCTCACTATGAAAGCTTCATTTCTTTAGCCAAAGAAAACATGCTTACATTTGAGCGACAAATAAAAGATTGTATTGAAAATGAAAATCTCCAAATATTAAGAGCTATTCTTCATAAATTGAAAGGAACCGCTTTAGCTGCTTGCTTTGAAAATTTAGGATTGCTTATTGACCAATTTGAGCGACCTAGTTATTATAATAAATCAGTTACTAAATACATGAAATCTCTAATAATACCTGAATTACAGAAAATTCATAAATTATTATTACAAGAGGAAATCTAA
- a CDS encoding thioredoxin family protein: MIEQVTDDNLEQELKSNERVVVKFYADWCGVCKAFNPQFERMVADSPSNIKFLEINAPDNPKARLSAGVYSLPFFASYENGELKDKISSADKSKVQDLIDNLLPEKELN, encoded by the coding sequence ATGATAGAGCAAGTAACAGACGATAATTTAGAGCAGGAGTTAAAAAGTAATGAAAGAGTAGTTGTTAAATTTTATGCTGATTGGTGTGGAGTTTGTAAAGCATTCAACCCACAATTTGAAAGAATGGTTGCAGACTCACCTAGTAACATCAAATTCTTAGAAATCAATGCACCTGATAACCCAAAAGCAAGATTATCAGCTGGTGTATATAGTTTACCATTTTTTGCAAGTTATGAAAATGGAGAATTAAAGGATAAAATATCAAGTGCTGATAAAAGCAAAGTTCAAGACCTTATTGATAATTTACTTCCTGAAAAGGAATTAAATTAA
- a CDS encoding amidohydrolase family protein — MKIFKIIGIVILSFCSILAHAQVPAPGEPQKEPIAIMNATAHIGNGEVIENSVITFENGVITNVADASKVRLDLASYKVIDAEDMHVYPGLIASNTIMGLEEISAVRATRDQDETGEFNPNVRALIAYNTDSEIIPTTRFNGVLYAQTTPRGGRISGSSSVMDLDAWNWEDAVLKNDEGIHLNWPSKLQYPRWWLGETEWRENKEYDKQYEELKVFFNDAVSYSELSSTEVTNLKLEAMKGLFDGSKTLYIHTDRAKEILESIQFAQSVGVQKMVLVGGDQAYYVKDFLLENEIPIIVEETLRLPSRNSDAVDMPYKTPYLLHKAGLKVAIGQWGSVMQVRNLPFSAGTAAAYGLSKEEALQMVSLNPAEIMGVSDKIGSLEKDKIASLVISKGDILDMEGNKLEYVFIEGRQVTLEAHQQRLYKKFKEKYENE, encoded by the coding sequence ATGAAGATATTTAAAATAATAGGAATAGTAATATTGAGTTTTTGCAGCATATTAGCTCATGCTCAAGTTCCTGCACCAGGTGAACCGCAAAAAGAGCCGATAGCTATTATGAATGCAACCGCTCACATTGGAAATGGTGAAGTAATTGAGAATTCAGTTATCACTTTTGAGAATGGAGTAATCACAAATGTTGCAGATGCATCAAAAGTCAGATTAGATCTAGCCTCGTATAAAGTAATTGATGCTGAAGATATGCATGTATATCCTGGATTAATAGCCAGTAATACCATTATGGGATTAGAAGAAATCTCAGCAGTTAGAGCTACTCGTGATCAGGATGAAACAGGTGAGTTTAATCCTAATGTTAGAGCATTAATCGCTTATAATACAGATTCTGAAATTATACCTACCACCCGATTTAACGGAGTGCTTTATGCACAGACCACACCAAGAGGGGGGAGGATATCAGGAAGTAGTTCCGTAATGGATTTAGATGCATGGAACTGGGAAGATGCGGTATTAAAGAATGATGAAGGAATTCATCTGAATTGGCCTTCAAAATTACAATATCCTAGATGGTGGTTAGGAGAAACAGAGTGGAGAGAAAATAAAGAATATGATAAGCAATATGAAGAGCTTAAGGTATTCTTTAATGACGCAGTATCTTATAGTGAATTAAGTTCTACTGAAGTTACTAATCTTAAGCTTGAAGCCATGAAAGGCTTATTTGATGGAAGTAAAACTCTTTATATTCATACTGACAGAGCAAAAGAGATATTAGAATCTATTCAATTTGCTCAATCTGTGGGAGTTCAGAAGATGGTACTGGTAGGAGGTGACCAAGCTTATTATGTTAAAGACTTTTTATTGGAAAATGAAATTCCAATTATAGTTGAAGAGACATTAAGACTACCAAGTAGGAATTCTGATGCAGTAGACATGCCTTATAAAACTCCTTATTTACTACATAAGGCTGGGTTAAAAGTGGCAATTGGTCAATGGGGTTCAGTAATGCAAGTTAGGAATTTACCTTTTAGTGCAGGAACAGCCGCTGCTTACGGACTTTCAAAAGAAGAAGCTTTACAAATGGTAAGTTTAAATCCGGCTGAAATAATGGGTGTTTCAGATAAAATTGGAAGTCTTGAAAAAGATAAAATAGCTTCATTGGTAATTTCAAAAGGAGATATATTAGATATGGAAGGAAATAAACTTGAATATGTTTTTATTGAAGGCCGACAAGTTACGTTGGAGGCTCACCAACAAAGACTGTATAAAAAGTTTAAAGAGAAATATGAAAATGAATAA
- a CDS encoding amidohydrolase family protein, with translation MMKKLLIACFSLWFFSSYAQETYYVNGVKDERPGLHAFTNATLHVDYKTTLESATLIIKKGEVIAAGTNVSIPKGAIIHDLGGKHIYPSFIELSNNYGLPEVKSQRSNGPQLGPKKEGAYNTNDAIITYFNAYEAFTAKDSEAEKLRKAGFGTVLTHNKDGLIRGTGAVVALHDGPENEIILKEKASQHFSFDKGSSTQDNPSSLMGAIALIRQNYLDAKWYASQNEMVDISLAAFNKNKAHPQIFEVGGDKLYVLRADHLGDEFGVQYIIKGNGDEYQRLDEIGATNASLIIPVNYPEAYDVEDPFDALNVSLAEMKHWEMAPYNLKMLKDKGINFSITADGLKDVSKLQEMLSKSIEVGFSEEEALKALTITPARLIKMDDRLGSLSKGKIANFIITDGSPVQKGTKIYENWVQGNGYKYHDIASPDLAGKYDLSVGEQEYNLMVSGKSGSEDFKIVINDSTSYKLKSDIKKQLISLSFTDEENESIGAVRMSGWLTKDGLAGKARIADGSWVEWSARKNADNEESEEVKEKSPDDEESESIGNLIYPFVAHGNETKPKSETILIKNATVWTNEEDGVLENTDVLLENGKISKIGKNLSASNAREIDGTGKHLTPGIIDEHSHIAISRGVNEGSESVTAEVNIEDVVDSEDINIYRQLSGGVVASQLLHGSANPIGGRSAIVKLKWGYSPEEMKISWSDKFIKFALGENVKQSNWGERNTVRFPQTRMGAEQVFEDAFTRAREYEAEWKSYNQLSKRDQANTAAPRKDMELETLVEILNSDRFITCHSYVQSEINMLMKVAERHGFRINTFTHILEGYKLADKMKEHGVGGSTFSDWWAYKFEVNDAIPYNAALMSGEGVVTAINSDDAEMGRRLNQEAGKTMKYGDVPVEEALKMVTLNPAKLLHLDDRMGSIKEGKDADVVLWTDEPLSIYAKADKTIIEGTVFFDREEQEAKLDAIQAERARLVNKMRGAKSNGKPTQKVMPKSQIIYECETEIQNYSSLK, from the coding sequence ATGATGAAAAAACTACTCATAGCTTGTTTTAGCTTATGGTTCTTTTCTTCTTATGCACAGGAAACCTATTATGTTAATGGTGTGAAAGATGAAAGACCGGGCCTGCATGCTTTTACAAATGCGACACTACATGTTGATTATAAGACTACTCTTGAATCAGCTACCTTGATTATTAAAAAAGGAGAGGTCATAGCAGCGGGAACCAATGTTAGTATTCCTAAGGGTGCTATAATTCATGATTTAGGAGGTAAACATATTTATCCTTCTTTTATTGAATTATCCAATAATTATGGGCTACCTGAAGTGAAAAGTCAAAGAAGTAATGGACCACAATTAGGACCTAAAAAAGAAGGCGCTTACAATACAAATGATGCCATAATAACATATTTTAATGCTTACGAAGCGTTCACAGCTAAAGATTCTGAAGCTGAAAAATTAAGAAAGGCTGGTTTTGGAACGGTACTTACTCATAATAAGGATGGTTTAATTAGAGGAACTGGAGCAGTTGTAGCGCTACATGATGGTCCTGAAAATGAAATCATTTTAAAAGAGAAAGCTTCCCAACATTTTTCATTTGATAAAGGAAGTTCTACCCAAGATAATCCGTCTTCATTAATGGGGGCAATTGCATTGATCAGGCAAAATTATTTAGATGCTAAATGGTATGCATCACAGAATGAGATGGTTGATATTTCATTAGCCGCATTTAATAAGAATAAAGCTCATCCTCAAATATTTGAAGTTGGAGGTGATAAATTATATGTATTAAGAGCTGATCATTTAGGTGATGAATTTGGTGTTCAATATATCATTAAAGGAAATGGAGATGAGTATCAGCGATTAGATGAGATTGGTGCTACAAATGCTTCTCTAATCATTCCTGTAAACTATCCTGAAGCGTATGATGTAGAAGATCCATTTGATGCGTTAAATGTTAGTTTAGCTGAAATGAAGCATTGGGAAATGGCTCCTTATAATTTAAAAATGCTTAAAGATAAAGGTATTAATTTTTCTATTACTGCTGATGGATTAAAAGACGTTAGCAAGCTTCAAGAAATGCTTTCAAAATCTATCGAAGTAGGTTTTTCAGAAGAGGAAGCTTTAAAAGCTCTAACGATTACTCCTGCAAGATTAATTAAAATGGATGATAGGTTAGGAAGTTTATCAAAAGGAAAAATTGCCAATTTTATAATAACTGATGGAAGTCCTGTTCAAAAGGGAACTAAAATTTATGAGAACTGGGTACAAGGTAATGGATACAAATATCATGATATTGCATCTCCTGATTTGGCGGGTAAATATGATCTTTCAGTAGGAGAGCAAGAATATAATTTAATGGTTAGTGGAAAATCTGGAAGTGAAGATTTCAAGATTGTTATAAATGATAGCACATCATACAAATTAAAATCAGATATAAAGAAGCAGCTAATTTCACTTTCATTCACGGATGAGGAAAACGAATCAATAGGTGCAGTTCGTATGTCTGGGTGGTTAACTAAAGATGGACTAGCTGGTAAAGCAAGAATAGCAGATGGTAGTTGGGTTGAATGGTCGGCTAGAAAAAATGCTGATAATGAAGAGTCTGAAGAAGTTAAAGAAAAATCTCCTGATGATGAAGAATCTGAAAGCATCGGAAATCTTATATACCCATTTGTTGCCCATGGGAATGAAACGAAGCCGAAATCCGAAACTATTCTTATTAAAAATGCAACCGTTTGGACCAACGAAGAAGATGGAGTATTAGAAAATACTGATGTTTTATTAGAAAATGGTAAAATATCTAAAATCGGTAAAAATTTAAGTGCTTCAAATGCTAGAGAGATTGATGGAACAGGAAAGCATTTAACACCTGGAATTATTGATGAGCACTCTCATATTGCAATTAGCAGAGGAGTAAATGAAGGATCTGAATCTGTTACTGCTGAAGTTAATATTGAGGACGTAGTTGATTCAGAAGATATCAATATTTATCGTCAATTATCAGGGGGAGTTGTGGCTTCTCAATTATTACATGGCTCTGCTAACCCAATCGGAGGTAGATCGGCCATTGTAAAATTAAAGTGGGGATATAGTCCTGAAGAAATGAAAATATCATGGTCTGATAAATTCATAAAATTTGCATTGGGAGAAAATGTGAAGCAGTCTAACTGGGGAGAAAGAAACACTGTAAGATTCCCTCAAACTAGAATGGGAGCAGAGCAAGTGTTTGAGGATGCTTTTACAAGAGCAAGAGAGTATGAAGCAGAATGGAAATCCTACAATCAATTATCAAAAAGAGATCAAGCGAATACTGCGGCTCCACGAAAGGATATGGAATTAGAAACCTTAGTTGAAATTCTTAACAGTGATCGATTTATTACTTGCCACTCTTATGTGCAGTCAGAGATTAATATGCTCATGAAGGTAGCTGAAAGACATGGCTTTAGAATTAATACATTTACACATATTTTAGAAGGCTATAAATTAGCTGACAAAATGAAAGAACACGGAGTTGGAGGCTCAACATTTTCAGATTGGTGGGCTTACAAATTTGAAGTGAATGATGCGATACCTTATAATGCAGCTTTAATGAGTGGTGAGGGGGTTGTTACCGCGATCAATTCAGATGATGCAGAGATGGGTAGAAGACTAAATCAAGAAGCCGGTAAAACTATGAAATATGGTGATGTTCCAGTTGAGGAAGCTCTAAAAATGGTAACCTTAAATCCTGCCAAATTACTTCATTTAGATGATAGGATGGGAAGCATTAAAGAAGGAAAAGATGCGGATGTTGTTTTGTGGACAGATGAACCTCTTTCAATTTATGCTAAAGCAGATAAAACGATAATTGAGGGTACAGTATTCTTCGATAGAGAAGAACAAGAAGCAAAATTAGACGCTATCCAAGCTGAAAGAGCAAGATTGGTTAATAAAATGAGAGGTGCTAAGTCTAATGGTAAACCTACTCAAAAAGTAATGCCTAAATCTCAAATTATATATGAGTGTGAGACTGAAATTCAAAATTATTCATCTTTAAAGTAA